The following are from one region of the Stanieria cyanosphaera PCC 7437 genome:
- the recA gene encoding recombinase RecA: protein MATNLNIPNNPDKEKALNLVLKQIERNFGKGAIMRLGDATQMKVETIPSGALTLDVALGGGLPKGRIIEIYGPESSGKTTLALHAIAEVQKAGGVAAFVDAEHALDPTYSAALGVDIENLLVAQPDHGESALEIVDQLVRSAAVDLVVVDSVAALVPRAEIEGEMGDNQVGLQARLMSKALRKIAGNIGKSASTVIFLNQLRQKIGITYGSPEVTTGGTALKFYASVRLDIRRVQTLKKGSEGEYGIRAKVKVAKNKVAPPFRVAEFDIIFGHGISNLGCMLDLAEDTDVVVRKGAWYSYNGENIGQGRDNTIKYLEENQTLAAEIEQQVRDKLAMGAVLSSNSLSEYDPDEDSESEELME from the coding sequence ATGGCAACAAATTTAAATATTCCTAACAATCCTGATAAAGAAAAAGCTCTCAATTTAGTCTTAAAACAAATCGAGCGCAATTTTGGTAAAGGTGCAATTATGCGCCTAGGGGATGCTACTCAAATGAAAGTAGAGACAATCCCTAGTGGTGCATTAACCTTAGATGTCGCTTTAGGTGGCGGTTTACCAAAAGGAAGAATTATCGAAATTTATGGACCAGAAAGTTCTGGTAAAACAACTCTTGCTCTCCACGCGATCGCAGAAGTTCAAAAAGCAGGTGGTGTAGCAGCTTTTGTTGATGCTGAACACGCTCTCGATCCGACTTATTCAGCAGCTTTAGGAGTAGATATTGAAAATCTTCTGGTAGCACAACCAGATCATGGAGAATCTGCTTTAGAAATTGTCGATCAATTAGTGAGATCTGCTGCTGTAGATTTAGTTGTAGTTGACTCTGTAGCTGCCTTAGTTCCTCGTGCAGAAATTGAAGGAGAAATGGGAGACAATCAAGTAGGGCTGCAAGCTCGCTTGATGAGTAAAGCCTTAAGAAAAATTGCTGGTAACATTGGTAAATCAGCCTCAACAGTAATTTTTCTCAACCAACTCCGACAAAAAATTGGCATAACTTATGGTAGTCCTGAAGTAACCACTGGTGGTACAGCACTCAAGTTTTATGCCTCTGTTAGATTGGATATTAGAAGAGTACAAACTCTCAAAAAGGGTAGTGAAGGGGAATATGGTATTCGTGCCAAAGTTAAAGTAGCCAAAAACAAAGTTGCGCCTCCTTTTCGAGTAGCAGAATTTGATATTATTTTTGGTCACGGTATTTCTAATCTCGGTTGTATGTTAGATTTGGCGGAAGATACCGATGTAGTAGTTCGTAAAGGAGCTTGGTATAGCTATAACGGCGAAAATATTGGTCAAGGTCGAGATAACACGATTAAATACCTAGAAGAAAATCAAACTTTAGCTGCTGAAATCGAACAACAAGTCCGAGATAAATTGGCAATGGGAGCAGTATTAAGTTCTAATTCTTTGAGTGAGTACGATCCTGATGAAGATTCAGAATCTGAAGAGCTAATGGAATAA
- a CDS encoding DUF3493 domain-containing protein: MSDSSTKKPTSRPKSKLSPEKYARLRAEAKAPYRGLRKFFYVAFGASGLIGAFVFLAQLAAGREVSSTLTNLGLQVGLVALVVWLFRWEEKQENKQ, translated from the coding sequence ATGTCAGATTCATCTACCAAAAAACCAACTTCACGCCCAAAAAGCAAATTATCTCCTGAAAAATATGCTAGGCTCAGAGCGGAAGCTAAAGCTCCCTATCGAGGTTTAAGAAAGTTTTTTTATGTTGCTTTCGGTGCTTCTGGGTTAATTGGTGCATTTGTTTTTCTTGCACAACTAGCAGCAGGAAGAGAAGTTAGCTCTACATTGACTAATTTAGGTTTACAAGTTGGCTTAGTAGCTCTAGTTGTGTGGCTCTTTCGTTGGGAAGAAAAACAAGAAAATAAACAGTAA
- a CDS encoding glycosyltransferase family protein, with product MCSVDILILANGPGEITTWVRPVVQALRQELNLNPERDRAKARISVVLSPCPHSTGQEAAIMKSYPEVDRVQTAEHFFSFLLSGKTADNWDWYDRGIVIFLGGDQFYALILGRRLGYQTLVYAEWEARWYRWLDHFAVMKPEVMAKVPAKYHYKFTVVGDLIADINQSSQTKNLPLKPVIGLLPGSKPAKLAQGIPLCLAIAEKIQAQRPDVTFIIPVAPTLSLTTLAQYSDHQLNPIINQLGGVGGYLSSEQIVTTGGTTIKLITQFPAYDELIQCQLCLTTVGANTAELGSLAIPMIVLIPTQQLDAMRAWDGLPGILANLPGIGSSFAKLINWLVIKQKRLFAWPNIWAKAEIVPELIGRLQPNQIAEMVLDYLDHPEKLQQIRDQLIAVRGDKGASQKIARITIQKLHINSENL from the coding sequence ATGTGTTCAGTAGATATTTTGATTCTTGCCAATGGTCCTGGAGAAATTACTACTTGGGTGCGTCCAGTAGTTCAAGCTTTACGTCAAGAATTAAATTTAAATCCTGAAAGAGATCGCGCCAAAGCTCGAATTTCCGTAGTTTTATCTCCTTGTCCTCATAGTACGGGTCAAGAAGCAGCGATCATGAAAAGCTATCCAGAAGTAGACCGCGTACAAACGGCGGAACATTTTTTTTCTTTTTTACTAAGCGGTAAAACGGCAGATAATTGGGATTGGTATGACCGAGGGATAGTCATTTTTCTAGGCGGAGATCAATTCTACGCTTTAATTCTTGGTCGACGTTTAGGATATCAAACCCTGGTTTATGCTGAATGGGAAGCAAGATGGTATCGTTGGCTAGATCATTTTGCAGTGATGAAACCAGAAGTGATGGCTAAAGTTCCAGCAAAATATCACTATAAATTCACAGTTGTGGGCGATTTAATTGCTGATATTAATCAGAGCAGTCAGACAAAAAACCTTCCGCTAAAACCCGTAATTGGATTATTACCAGGCTCTAAACCAGCTAAACTTGCTCAAGGAATACCTCTGTGTTTAGCGATCGCAGAGAAAATTCAGGCACAACGACCAGATGTTACTTTTATTATTCCTGTTGCTCCTACTTTAAGTTTGACAACTTTAGCTCAATATAGCGATCATCAATTGAATCCTATTATTAATCAACTAGGTGGTGTCGGCGGTTATCTTAGCTCAGAGCAAATAGTGACGACTGGAGGAACCACAATCAAATTAATTACTCAGTTTCCTGCTTATGATGAGCTAATTCAATGTCAATTATGTTTGACTACAGTAGGAGCAAATACAGCCGAACTAGGTTCTTTAGCGATTCCAATGATTGTTTTGATTCCTACTCAACAATTAGATGCGATGAGAGCTTGGGATGGTTTACCTGGAATTTTGGCTAATTTACCAGGGATTGGTAGCAGCTTTGCTAAGTTAATTAATTGGTTAGTAATTAAGCAAAAACGTTTGTTTGCTTGGCCAAATATTTGGGCAAAAGCAGAAATTGTGCCTGAATTAATTGGTCGTTTGCAACCGAATCAAATTGCGGAAATGGTATTAGATTATCTTGATCACCCTGAAAAACTGCAACAAATACGCGATCAATTAATTGCCGTGAGGGGAGACAAAGGTGCATCTCAAAAAATAGCTCGAATAACTATACAAAAACTACATATAAATAGCGAAAATCTTTAA
- a CDS encoding pentapeptide repeat-containing protein produces the protein MNGEELLHLYQTGKRDFSRADLSGLDLVQVDLSDINLSRAELDWANLSGTNLTRANLIRADLIHARLFQAQLVDANLKAADLAEADLSWSNLEGASLPRVDLSKANLHKSCLKNTDFTDANLSGANLSGVDLSGANLTRADLSGANLSGIDLSGANLTRADLSGANLSNVDLSGANLNKADLSESNLQKADLQHAALKGSNLRSANLRGANLTGAVLKEINTSLATISELNLAGVSQPSRVDLSSANLNKANLSCVKLQYANLRFALLYQTNLQQSNLSNASLIDIYLRGADLKSANLKNSILSGINFKGAIMPDGSVHP, from the coding sequence ATGAATGGTGAAGAACTGTTACATCTTTATCAAACAGGAAAAAGAGATTTTAGTCGCGCTGATTTAAGCGGACTTGATTTAGTTCAAGTTGATTTATCTGATATAAATCTTAGTCGTGCTGAATTAGATTGGGCTAATTTAAGTGGCACAAATCTTACCAGAGCTAATTTAATTAGAGCCGATTTGATTCATGCTAGATTATTTCAAGCTCAATTAGTTGATGCTAATCTCAAGGCAGCGGATTTAGCTGAGGCAGATTTAAGCTGGTCTAATTTAGAAGGAGCAAGCTTACCTAGGGTAGATTTGAGTAAAGCTAATCTCCATAAATCATGTCTCAAAAATACTGATTTTACTGACGCTAATCTGAGTGGAGCTAATTTAAGTGGTGTTGATTTAAGCGGAGCTAATTTGACTCGGGCAGACTTAAGTGGAGCAAATCTCAGTGGTATTGATTTAAGCGGAGCTAATTTGACTCGGGCAGACTTAAGTGGAGCAAATCTCAGTAATGTTGATTTAAGCGGAGCTAATTTAAATAAAGCCGATCTCAGTGAAAGTAATTTACAAAAAGCTGATTTACAACACGCAGCTTTAAAAGGTTCTAACTTACGCAGTGCTAATTTACGTGGTGCTAATCTAACTGGTGCTGTACTCAAAGAAATTAATACTAGTTTGGCAACTATTTCTGAATTAAATTTAGCAGGAGTAAGTCAACCTAGTCGAGTAGATTTAAGTTCAGCTAATCTTAATAAGGCAAATCTTAGTTGCGTAAAACTACAGTATGCTAACTTGAGATTTGCTTTACTATATCAAACTAATCTACAACAATCTAATTTATCTAATGCTAGTTTGATAGATATTTATTTAAGAGGGGCTGATTTAAAAAGTGCTAACTTAAAGAATAGTATTTTGAGTGGCATTAATTTTAAAGGGGCAATTATGCCTGACGGAAGTGTTCATCCTTAA
- the leuD gene encoding 3-isopropylmalate dehydratase small subunit: MSKITQILGTGIPVIGNDIDTDRIIPARFLRCVTFDGLGEQAFADDRIQAQGKHPFDLPQYQEANILVVNANFGCGSSREHAPQALARWGIQAIVGESFAEIFFGNCVAIGVPCVIAEPATVAQLQQQLQNHPQAQIEVNLDTMSVICDDLTSKVRINEGVRQMFLTGTWDSCGQLVNQKNQIQATASKLPYLSWQTT; encoded by the coding sequence ATGAGTAAAATCACACAAATTTTGGGTACAGGAATACCTGTAATTGGGAATGATATCGATACTGACCGAATTATCCCGGCTCGCTTTCTTCGTTGTGTTACATTTGATGGTTTAGGTGAACAAGCTTTTGCTGATGATCGGATTCAAGCTCAAGGAAAACACCCATTCGATCTACCTCAGTATCAAGAAGCAAACATTTTAGTAGTCAATGCCAATTTTGGTTGTGGTTCATCTCGCGAACACGCACCTCAAGCTTTAGCTCGCTGGGGAATTCAAGCGATTGTGGGAGAAAGTTTTGCAGAAATTTTCTTTGGTAACTGTGTGGCGATTGGTGTACCTTGTGTCATTGCCGAACCAGCAACTGTAGCTCAACTACAACAACAACTTCAAAATCATCCTCAAGCTCAGATTGAAGTCAATCTTGATACTATGTCTGTTATTTGTGATGACTTAACTAGCAAGGTTAGGATCAATGAAGGTGTTAGACAAATGTTTCTAACAGGAACTTGGGATAGTTGCGGTCAATTAGTCAATCAAAAAAACCAAATTCAAGCAACTGCCTCTAAATTACCCTATTTAAGTTGGCAAACTACGTAA
- a CDS encoding cadmium resistance transporter, which produces MNWLMNTLIIGFSAAVATTFDDNIYLTAFFGKINRTFRPKHIILGEYVGFSVLVFASLPGYFGSLIIPEIWIGLLGFLPILIGITHLISREDEQYTVQTVSVKLPSRTKFKYQNQSLWKTIKDPQTYRVSAATIANGGNNIGIYVPLFASSSFHSLSIILFVCYLTVGLWCFLSFHLTRNPLMTPVLTRYGRKIFPFILIWLGLTILIENKTYQLLPNIAVFSN; this is translated from the coding sequence ATGAATTGGTTAATGAATACATTAATTATTGGGTTCTCTGCTGCTGTGGCAACCACTTTTGACGACAACATATATTTGACAGCTTTTTTTGGAAAGATCAATCGCACTTTTCGCCCCAAGCATATTATTCTTGGTGAATATGTTGGTTTCAGTGTGCTAGTGTTTGCCAGTCTTCCTGGTTACTTTGGCAGTCTAATCATTCCCGAGATCTGGATTGGGTTGCTAGGTTTTCTTCCTATATTGATTGGGATTACTCATTTAATAAGTCGAGAAGATGAACAATATACAGTGCAAACTGTATCGGTTAAATTACCCTCTCGTACCAAATTTAAGTATCAGAATCAATCGCTCTGGAAAACGATCAAAGATCCTCAAACCTACCGTGTTTCGGCAGCGACCATTGCTAATGGAGGCAACAATATTGGAATCTATGTACCGTTGTTTGCCAGTAGTAGTTTTCACAGTTTATCGATAATATTATTTGTTTGCTATTTGACTGTTGGGTTGTGGTGCTTTCTTTCTTTTCACCTGACTCGTAATCCTCTAATGACTCCTGTTCTCACTCGCTATGGTCGGAAAATTTTCCCATTTATATTAATTTGGTTGGGACTTACCATCCTGATTGAAAATAAAACATATCAACTTTTACCTAATATTGCAGTGTTCTCTAATTAA
- a CDS encoding CIA30 family protein, which yields MKDKNRSKWEIGRLWKTLTYFEVIPLISKIQKILSPLQATKVNQLGQIKMGKILVVGATGGVGKRVVRQLLANDYSVRALVRDINQAQKLFGEQVELFEADFIIPETLTPQLMESVTAVICCTGTKVQPVEGDTANREKYYQGIKFYLPEVVDTPEMVEYQGIKNLVQVVRQYIQPTTEKMLFDFTNSTTQIKEIWGAVDDVVMGGVSQSNLRLNSNRAIFSGVVSTDNNGGFASVRTRNFNPPFDLSDYEGIELRVTGDGKRYKFITRCEGKWDGIGYCYSFDTIYNFPTTIRVPFRDLIPVFRAKTVPDAGEFDSSKVYSMQLMLSKFEYDGKLNPKFEPGNFSLDIEYIKAYGSKAKPQFVMISSAGVTRPNRPGINLAEEPPAVRMNDQLGGILTWKLQGEEAVRNSGLTYTIIRPCALTEQPGDKLLWVEQGDNLKGQVSRDAIATMAIAAINSPLAVNKTFEVREETQTGKVDWQALFSNLQPDS from the coding sequence ATGAAAGATAAAAATCGTTCTAAATGGGAAATAGGTAGACTTTGGAAAACCTTAACTTATTTTGAAGTAATTCCTTTAATCAGTAAGATTCAAAAAATATTATCTCCTCTGCAAGCTACCAAAGTAAATCAGCTAGGACAAATTAAAATGGGAAAAATTTTAGTAGTAGGTGCAACAGGTGGAGTAGGAAAACGAGTTGTACGTCAACTGTTAGCTAATGATTATTCAGTAAGAGCATTAGTTAGAGATATTAATCAAGCTCAAAAATTATTTGGCGAGCAAGTAGAACTATTTGAAGCAGATTTTATTATTCCAGAAACTCTTACACCACAGTTAATGGAATCAGTAACAGCCGTTATTTGTTGTACAGGAACAAAAGTTCAACCTGTAGAAGGAGATACTGCTAATCGCGAAAAATATTATCAAGGGATTAAATTTTATCTTCCCGAAGTCGTTGATACTCCTGAAATGGTCGAATATCAAGGCATTAAAAATCTAGTTCAAGTTGTTCGTCAGTATATTCAGCCTACAACTGAGAAAATGTTGTTTGATTTTACTAATTCAACTACTCAAATTAAAGAAATTTGGGGTGCGGTTGATGATGTAGTTATGGGTGGTGTTAGTCAAAGTAATCTCCGTCTAAACAGCAACCGAGCTATTTTTTCGGGCGTGGTTTCTACAGATAATAATGGTGGTTTTGCTTCAGTACGTACCCGTAATTTTAATCCTCCTTTCGATTTATCTGATTATGAAGGAATTGAATTAAGAGTTACAGGAGATGGTAAACGCTATAAATTTATTACTCGTTGTGAAGGTAAATGGGACGGGATTGGTTACTGTTATTCTTTTGATACTATTTACAATTTTCCTACCACGATCCGCGTTCCTTTTCGAGATTTAATTCCTGTCTTTCGCGCTAAAACTGTACCAGACGCAGGTGAGTTTGATTCTAGTAAAGTTTATTCAATGCAATTGATGTTGAGTAAATTTGAATACGACGGTAAGCTCAATCCAAAATTTGAACCAGGCAATTTTAGCTTAGACATAGAATATATTAAAGCTTACGGTAGTAAAGCTAAACCTCAGTTTGTGATGATTAGTTCGGCTGGAGTAACTCGTCCTAATCGTCCTGGAATTAATTTAGCAGAAGAACCACCCGCAGTGAGAATGAATGATCAATTAGGGGGAATTTTAACCTGGAAATTACAGGGAGAAGAAGCAGTCAGAAACAGTGGACTTACTTATACTATTATTCGTCCCTGCGCTTTAACCGAACAACCAGGAGATAAACTTTTGTGGGTTGAACAAGGAGATAATCTTAAAGGTCAAGTTAGTCGAGATGCAATTGCAACAATGGCGATCGCAGCAATCAATTCTCCATTAGCAGTTAATAAAACTTTTGAAGTGAGAGAAGAAACTCAAACAGGCAAAGTAGATTGGCAAGCACTCTTTAGTAATTTACAACCTGATAGTTAA
- a CDS encoding phycobilisome rod-core linker polypeptide, whose amino-acid sequence MSIPLLGYAPKSQNVRVAGYEVPGDEQPRVYSVENLLSPTDMDNLIEAAYRQIFFHAFKSDREKFLESQLRNGQITVRDFIRGLLLSNTFKNSFYNKNSNYRFVEQCVQRVLGRDVYSEKEKIAWSIVIATKGIEGFVDQLLNSDEYIENFGYDTVPYQRRRNLPGREQGELPFNIKSPRYDGYYRAILGFPQIIWQTEVRRYVPQDRKPRAGDPSLYLDMARSLPQRANVPPKVSAMNISLDKVPYRK is encoded by the coding sequence TTGTCTATTCCTCTACTTGGTTATGCTCCCAAGTCGCAAAACGTTCGTGTCGCTGGATACGAAGTACCAGGAGATGAACAACCGAGAGTTTATTCGGTAGAAAACTTGCTCTCTCCCACTGATATGGATAATCTGATTGAAGCAGCCTATCGTCAGATTTTTTTCCATGCCTTCAAATCAGACCGCGAAAAATTCTTAGAATCTCAACTACGTAATGGTCAAATTACTGTCAGAGATTTTATTCGCGGATTGTTGCTTTCTAATACTTTCAAAAATAGTTTCTATAACAAAAATAGTAACTATCGTTTTGTAGAACAATGTGTTCAAAGAGTATTAGGACGCGATGTCTATAGCGAAAAAGAAAAAATTGCTTGGTCGATTGTAATTGCTACTAAAGGAATCGAAGGTTTCGTTGACCAACTTTTGAATAGCGATGAGTATATTGAAAATTTTGGTTACGATACTGTCCCTTACCAGCGTCGTCGGAACTTACCAGGTCGTGAGCAAGGTGAATTACCATTTAATATAAAATCGCCTCGCTACGATGGTTACTATCGTGCAATTTTAGGTTTCCCCCAAATTATTTGGCAAACCGAAGTACGTCGTTATGTTCCTCAAGACAGAAAACCCAGAGCTGGCGACCCTTCTCTCTATCTAGATATGGCAAGAAGTTTGCCTCAAAGAGCTAATGTTCCACCAAAAGTTTCCGCGATGAATATTAGTTTGGACAAAGTTCCTTATCGTAAATAG
- a CDS encoding phycobiliprotein lyase, producing MNQIKDAMEFFQRSAGQWRSQRTTHHLPFRRAETGGSQINVEYLAADHPKIIEICQMHEVDPSLAIGGAFVSWDGSMAWDKEDENHEGTTVFALIPEPQNPRKGKLLRERGYAEIVPVAGLYEMDQEDGLVLITEYDTMSTIERFWFVNPNLRLRTSTVQRFGGFNTATFCAESRVVEEVTPETSATETNSNIYAITGW from the coding sequence ATGAATCAAATTAAAGACGCAATGGAATTTTTTCAACGTAGTGCCGGTCAATGGCGATCGCAAAGGACTACTCATCATTTACCCTTTAGACGAGCAGAAACGGGAGGTTCACAGATCAACGTTGAATATTTAGCAGCAGATCATCCCAAGATTATCGAAATTTGTCAGATGCATGAGGTAGATCCTAGCTTAGCCATTGGTGGAGCTTTTGTTAGTTGGGATGGCTCAATGGCATGGGATAAAGAAGATGAAAACCATGAAGGAACAACTGTATTTGCCCTAATCCCCGAGCCTCAAAATCCTCGTAAAGGAAAACTTTTGCGAGAAAGAGGCTATGCCGAAATTGTTCCTGTAGCTGGATTATACGAAATGGATCAAGAAGACGGATTGGTATTAATTACCGAATATGACACGATGAGTACTATCGAACGTTTTTGGTTTGTCAATCCCAATTTACGCTTACGTACCAGTACAGTACAAAGGTTTGGTGGCTTCAATACAGCTACCTTTTGTGCCGAATCTCGTGTTGTCGAAGAGGTAACTCCAGAAACTTCAGCAACCGAAACCAACAGCAACATTTATGCCATCACTGGTTGGTAA
- a CDS encoding NblA/ycf18 family protein — MDLPAQLTLEQQFKLQVLRDQVQELSREQAQEYLLEMFRQMMVKDNLVKHLLKNA, encoded by the coding sequence ATGGATTTACCAGCCCAATTAACTTTAGAGCAACAGTTTAAGTTGCAAGTACTCAGAGACCAAGTACAAGAATTAAGTAGAGAACAAGCACAAGAATATTTACTCGAAATGTTTCGTCAGATGATGGTCAAAGATAATTTAGTCAAGCATTTACTGAAAAACGCTTAA
- a CDS encoding DUF2949 domain-containing protein, with product MSRQPEILNQFIRFLQSDLAIPKDCIAIARRSGEQDPNRLSLILWQYGLITLQQLDRVFDWLETV from the coding sequence ATGTCTCGTCAACCCGAAATTCTCAACCAATTTATTCGTTTTCTTCAATCAGATTTAGCTATTCCCAAAGATTGCATCGCGATCGCTAGACGTAGTGGAGAGCAAGATCCCAATCGTTTATCTTTAATACTTTGGCAGTATGGTTTAATCACTTTGCAGCAACTAGACCGTGTATTTGACTGGTTAGAGACTGTTTGA